A single Crateriforma conspicua DNA region contains:
- a CDS encoding ABC transporter permease gives MWPTKNIGIFLLLLAIMVIASSINGSFVDPANLKTLIRDTSLYGLISLGVAVVIITGGIDLSIGSMIALCGVMLVQVVNVHYERTDFTASVNQVVRQGSELAATMGPSDDSDLSLIRLSVMPDTVSEGDRLVYSGVTGQSFVSLAGIHQAGDTAFLTTRDTARSLNSGTQVQLETIEYTPPLLACSLVLGFAGLLGCIHGILVTWLRLQPFVVTLCGLLIYRGAARVWTGDDQIGLQNALPGFKAAVTGTAFQFPLPLIGRISGATDDWSAWVWVDFPVTGVLLVVVGIVGWVFLNRTVWGRHLLATGQNETAARYSGVSTDRLVIAAYVVCSLLAGLAGILFTLEWNSVQPGSSGNFYELYAIAAAVLGGCSLRGGQGAVLGVIAGAAVMRCLYKAIVVLGIPQEWEMVIIGMALLCSVIVDEVLRRLGGKTSKVG, from the coding sequence ATGTGGCCAACGAAAAACATCGGGATCTTTTTATTGTTGCTGGCGATCATGGTGATTGCCAGTTCGATCAACGGCAGCTTTGTTGATCCCGCGAATCTGAAGACGTTGATCCGCGACACCAGTCTGTATGGTCTGATTTCACTTGGCGTTGCGGTCGTCATCATCACCGGCGGCATCGATCTTTCGATCGGATCCATGATCGCGCTGTGTGGTGTCATGCTGGTCCAGGTGGTCAACGTTCATTACGAGCGGACGGACTTTACCGCTTCGGTGAACCAGGTTGTTCGCCAGGGATCCGAGCTGGCCGCGACGATGGGGCCGTCCGATGACAGCGATTTATCGCTGATCCGCTTGTCCGTGATGCCCGATACCGTCAGCGAAGGCGACCGGTTGGTTTATTCGGGGGTCACAGGACAATCCTTTGTCAGTTTGGCGGGCATTCACCAAGCGGGCGACACCGCGTTTTTGACCACCCGGGACACGGCCCGTTCACTAAACAGCGGCACCCAAGTCCAGCTGGAAACCATTGAATACACGCCGCCGCTGTTGGCCTGCAGCTTGGTCTTGGGATTCGCCGGACTGCTGGGATGCATTCACGGAATTTTGGTGACTTGGCTGCGGTTGCAACCGTTTGTCGTCACCTTATGTGGGCTGCTGATCTATCGGGGTGCTGCCAGGGTATGGACCGGCGATGATCAGATCGGACTTCAAAATGCCTTGCCCGGTTTCAAAGCGGCCGTCACTGGTACTGCGTTTCAGTTTCCGTTGCCGCTGATCGGACGGATCAGCGGGGCGACTGACGATTGGTCGGCGTGGGTCTGGGTGGACTTTCCGGTCACCGGTGTGTTGTTGGTCGTGGTGGGCATCGTCGGCTGGGTCTTTCTGAACCGCACCGTTTGGGGACGCCACCTGCTAGCCACTGGGCAGAACGAAACCGCAGCTCGATACAGTGGCGTGTCGACCGACCGGCTGGTGATTGCGGCCTATGTGGTCTGCAGCCTGCTTGCGGGTTTGGCCGGAATCCTGTTCACGTTGGAATGGAATTCGGTTCAGCCCGGATCGAGCGGCAATTTCTATGAACTGTACGCAATTGCGGCGGCCGTGCTGGGTGGATGTTCGCTGCGGGGCGGGCAGGGTGCCGTGTTGGGTGTGATCGCCGGTGCTGCGGTCATGCGTTGTCTTTACAAGGCGATCGTGGTCCTGGGGATTCCTCAGGAATGGGAGATGGTGATCATCGGCATGGCGTTGCTGTGCAGCGTGATCGTGGACGAAGTCCTCCGACGCTTGGGCGGCAAGACATC